The genomic segment atattcattttataattttagataCTATCCTGAGGTTTTAGTAATGGACCCTTTTAGTTTGGAAGTTTTATTCACCTTAAGCTCCCGTGTTAATCCAGACTGGATCAGTGCTTTGCACGTTTTGCGGCCGGCCAAACGGAAAGGTCGGTTCTACGTGCATACAAGTTAGTTACACTCCATCACACCTATGCTTTATACCATAAATTGCAACCTTATCTCTCTCTGATTTCTCTACCAATCTGTATTGTGCAAAAATTTATTGCTCTAAAGAGATACgatttcattataatataagTGAATTGTTTCGATTAGATATTAAgtacaatatttatttgtacaatATGCTTGGTATCTCCTGgcctattaattttttatatactaTCTTTCTGCTCAACAGGTGTTTCCTTTAGATATCGAACAAAGTTGtccatgaaaatatatattctttgtGCACTATACTATTTAATtggaatatataataaattttgtaatatttttttagtaaagtaattaacaaagataaaaatttatatgcatagatatttttatctttttgtgATTTAGAATTTTCTGCTAATTTTTCAGGCAATTAATAAAAAAAGCTTTGGGTAGATCAAAAACTTTGCATTTAactatttatatatcttttcttttgtaaAGAGTATTTTGTAATCATTCAAATTGATAGTACTATctaatatatcttatattgtattatttagcGGTGTTaatctaaatattattataaattaatgaaaattacattGTTGCAGCATGTTAATGAAACAAATGCGGAGACATATCAGTGTTTTTACACTGGTAGTTAAGGCTCtatcatttttttcatatttttttttcctctgatttttaattctcattttctagaataataaaatcaaatgAGCAGGCATTATACTTGAACAAACCTTTCTTTTATGCTACTCTCCTTCATTCGCATTTCCTTTCACAAAATCATTATGGCATACATTGCATTTATCTACATTAATCACTTTCATATCATTTATGGTATACTATATCTATCGTAAGTATATATTTAAACTGATAATTTCTAGAACAAGTTTAGTGTTTGAATGCAATGAATGCACTTGTATGAAAATTTTAGTGCtggtattttattatacaataaaatatcatatgattaaaattttattgattACTAGAATAaagttctatttttatattttctataggATTTTTAGTAAAGATATGTAAGAAAACTattttactatataaaatattatatctacaatgataaattttatagaataaaagTCTTTTAAGTACATCCCTAGAATTGACAATGAATGAAAAAGaatgtaaataatgtaaaaaaaagtGTAATTTTGCATGTACTGTAATTcgttaagaatattttttataatactagCACATCGGATATATCTGTTTTTAGTGCATATACATAAATCTTAAAGATTATATCCCTTAATATACAGTATCTTAGAAGTTGAAAACTTTTAGAGAGCCAGCAAAGCAAATGTAAGTCAATAGATTTGTTCTAAAAACtggtatatgtacatatatgaggTATGCCTTATATATATCTCTTGTCAACGTACAAACCACTATAGCGACTTTCTGGCTTTCtaaaagttaataataaaagtctATTGACTAATAGAAAATGTCTAATAGTCTAATGTATTTTGTCATTATGTAATTATGCTATATCTGGGAATGAACAATTATTGAAGTAGATTTTTAAGATGCTCTGTGTATTATTTGGCATGACTCAAAATCTCTTTATAGATAACTgtgtaatttaatttgaaacattttattttgcaTGAAATTATAGCACTATATTACAGGGGCTTGATCATTTATGGTTGAAATTATTAACTGTTTTAAATAGTTTGTGTTTCCTACTTTTAGCATATTTATTCATCAATACTACAacaaagtttcataattttgtataaaattaatattttttcatatgttTATGACATTTATAAGGTGTCATTTTATTGACCCTTACTAAAAATTCTTTTGCTTAAAACGCTATGACACCTTCTTAGATATAGTTAACGCGCAACAGGCGCTTCCATTCATTTAAAGATGATGTTGTGCTGGCCTTAACGACGACTGGTACAGTCAAGGTGTGGACTCTTCTTGGACATGAGAATCGTAACAGTGAGCCTCTTTATGAACATGAAAGCAAACAAATACGATGTTTAAATGCACTTGCAATGACTTGTTGCCCATATAATCAGAGAACTGTATTAATTGTATGCTCTAAACATTGGCAGGtatatcttatttattattatagtttcTCAAATTacttaaatttgatttttactAATATATCATCCACATTAGATATATGATGCCGGTGATTTCTCCCTTCTATGTTCAATCACTGCACCTTGTGGCGAACGTTGGATGGCTGGAGACTTCTTATCTGCAGATAGAGTAATTCTGTGGAGTGATGAAGGTTGCGGTTATCTCTATAAACTACCAGCTAAGTACGTTTTTAAGTAGAatatccttttttcttcttattttatgtttttactattatatttaatatttcatattttggaCTTGTTGCAAAGAAGTTATCAACGATGATAagcattaaatatttctaaaacaaaAGATTCATTATAAAACAAGTTTgaaatatagatttatttaataaaatatttatttgttgctTATAGGGTTCTGGTACATCTTGACAGGTAGTTCttctaaatttaatattgccaattatctttaatataagaattaacATATCAAGTGTTAAtaagaaaagatatttattgaaaaaagatGCTTAATCTTATAGCATGACACTAGATACTAATTTGTACTTATATACTCTAACACAAATATAATGGCTAACAAATTCAAAAACGATAATACAACAATTATAATTTAAGAAACGTaagaaaaattgtatacaagTAAAAGCTATATGTAGTAAAAGtagaaatattttggaaaaatattctgttttattatattattttattttataatatatgaaataatatattttaaagaaataaaatatattattgcaaaCATAGTTAAACTAAGATGTAATATAAATTGGTTGAAATGTAGTTATCTATCTTGATGCCAATGTCATTTGcagttaataattttttcttcaatATACTTCATTTATTGCTAGATGCATAGACGGATCTTATAACCAAACATATTTTTTTCGATTAATTAGAATCTTTAATTTACAGTTTTTGGAACTAAATGCTATTTTATAGACGCACTTGCTGGCAATGCACATTTAATATTTGTTCCccttatattgttttacttcaTTTACCATGAACATTCATATTCAGTcacaaatagaaaatataaattatgtattttctatattacGATGAAAATTAATGACAACATTTTAATGATTAAGTAAAATAATTCCTACAAATAATtaggaaatgtaaaaatatagtaATGTTGATCTTTGGAAAATATCTATTATCcctttttcttaataatactttatctttattaagaatataattaaatgtagatatacatttatatctaaaaaatttcatgaaatgtCTATAGAGTTCTTTATATGTGAGAATGAAAAGATAGAatgaatatctttttttaaagtttacttatattttaatatagcaGAGTTTTCATTGAGTTTTCtcgaaaagcaaaaaaaaagaacaccaaaagtaattaaaataaaagttatattaaaaagataattttgcTGTAATTAAGTATATTGTAACCATATGTATTTGTAATTTACATATGTTACAAACAATTCATGATATAACTTGTTTTTACGGTGATGTGTCTTTTTCATATAACACACATCTACTGCATTCTACGGTGGATCTGGTGTTCTTCTAGCAAGTTGAAGGGCAAGGCTCTTAGCAGGTAATCCTGCGTTATCTCTGTTACACACTTTCTTCTTGTATTCTTCATTGCAAGTTTTGTCTCTTTATGTTCTTCATATTTGTTTTGCTATGTACAGTATTCCTCTACAAGTtcacttttcttctttcctatTTCTTATTCCCATTAAAAATGATGAatgaagtataatatttataaatttcttacaTGCATAAATACAAAACAATTTGAAGTGCTTTTTAaaaccataaaaatataatcaatgACTATATTAGTCATAATATTCatcttctattttattattagtaatttacagatattttttaatcataGAGTCAAATTAAAACTGATTAAAagttaatcaattaattaataaacaaattatatGAATTTCCTTACATTTTGTTTGTTTTGACCTTATGTTTAGATTAACATGTCCTTTGTAATATGATTATATGATCGAAAAATActataaagaataaatatataatttcaaattatacaaatatgttataattgaaatataatttgttatattatgtCATAATTGCCAGCACAAATATTTCATAACTAATTATTCCTTTGTCAAAATCTATATAGATTATATGATAGAAATTTACATTAAACCAAAATATTATACAGCTGTATTATATCTCTCTGCATTTCATCTTACGTTTTCATCTTTATCTGTCCTAAGTTGCTTTACATGTAtcaatatttcatattacaaGTTAGGTAAATAATGGAAACaactatttcaataaaatataatagtgCTATGCCAGCTTATGTAGTTTTAGTAAGCCATGCTATATTATTTagttatatttacataaataaattcACACATATATTTAAAAGGTCTTTATTTCTGCATTTACCATATAACAAGTTATTATGTAACTAATACAAGTAGCatactaatttaaataaattataaaagacattattaattattggtATGCATAATAAATCAAGTAATATAAATtaagttattaaaataaataaataaagaacaatCTATAACAATAtcttaaacaataaataacatttactaTTTATCGATtgcaaagtatttttaattttatagtttGCAATTTATTATAGTATATCAAAATctattatgaattaatattcgaaataatgTTATTCCAAGaaagcaattttttttattgtatagtAGCGTTGCAGACAACAAAAATTTTCATACCGCCGGTGTTGAATATGATCAACCTTATCTCTACTGTACTTTGACGCAACCTGGAGTCAAGGTCAGTTTAATATTGGTGTTTAACAATTTTAATTCCCTACAAATTATACACTTcaaagtaattaattattatgtttctttttccattttagCCTCTATCATGCCCACCAGCAATGCGACTAGTTACAGTTCAAAAACAAAGTAAAACGTTAAAGTATTTATTACGTGGTGATAGTGGAGGAGTTGTTCTCTGGACAGTTCCAGAAGTAACGACTCAACAATTAGCTCAAATTTGTCAAAATGACCGTTCAACTCCACTTTCACTACCACCAGCAGTAAAAACGAGTATTACAACTGCTTGGGAGGAAATGAAACCATCACCAGTTGGAATATTAGATCAATTAGACAGTGGAGATGGACATGGCATAAAATTAACAGCTAGTATATATTTACCACAACAAAGTCGTTTAGTTGTCGGTCGTGAAGACGGCAGTATTATCATTGTCCCTGCAACACAAACAGTCATGCTTCAATTACTTCATGGCAATCATCAACAATACGATGgtacaataaatttattaattcaaaagtagcaatatttttcttttcatttaactgggcaatttgaataattataatcgtgatgttcatataaatttctttcaatcatacttctttctctttattctaTTATGATGGTTTATAGATTGGCCTCCTCATCAAGTATTGTTGGGTCACTCCGGCCGAGTGAACTGCCTTTTGTATCCACATGGAGCAGCACCACGTTATGATCGGACACATCTCGTTTCTGGATCTGTTGATTTTGCTGTATGTTTATGGGATCTTTATGCTGGTACACTCATTCATAGATTCTGCGTCCATGCAGGTGAAATTACACAATTAATGGTACCACCTGATAACTGTAGTGTacgttcaattttttttataagtaCATTATTAActagcaatattttattatatataatatataataaataatatatatatatatactcacaaattatacataattataattttattatctttttagcCTAGAATACAGAAGTGTGTTTGTAGTGTTGCATCAGATCATAGTGTTACTCTGTTATCATTAGCAgaaagaaaatgtgttgttcTTGCTTCTCGGCACTTATTCCCAgttgttacgataaaatggagACCATTGGATGACTTTATGATAGTTGGATGTTCAGACGGAGCTGTGTATGTATGGCAAATGGAAACCGGCCATCTAGATCGTGTATTGCATGGtacatataaattttcaattttaatatcccaatgatatctttatatttttaaatgtaatagtaagttataaatatcatattttcGCTATTATGATTTCTGTCAACTAATATATTATTTAGCATCTAATACGTCAAAATTTATTcttgtaaaattttaataaaaatctgtACAGGTATTATTGCAGAAGAAGTGCTCTATGCTTGCGATGAAAATACAATCGCTGCATCTGGTGGATCTGCTACTGGTGGTGAACTAGGTTTAGCTAATCCTGCTGTACATTTTTTTAGGTAAACAAAATGAATGATAGGGATACTGAGTAAATTTTAGAACCAAATCTCTAgaagattttctttcttttcgttatgTTTTTCATGTTTTGTTTCTTTAGAGGCTTAAGACATAGAAATCTGTCTGCTATAAGACACGCAACCCAAAGAGGATTGCATCAATTGCAACAACTTCACGGTGGACAAGGAGTTGATCATGGAAATCAAATAAAGACAAAAGGCACACCTTTAATGATTCAAGGTTTTAGAAGTAATCCTAAAGATCCAGAAagccatattttattttttgacatAGAAGCATTGATAggtaatatattttctaatttttaaaaaaatatatataaaatgttaatattttacataaagacacttaaaaattagattTATTTGTTCTCCTTTTTACATAGTACAATTACTTAATGATGAATATGGAGCAATGTCACCTGGTTCTTTGGAAGCACAGGGTCTTATTTCAGCCTCTGAGTATCAAAAAGTTGCAGCACTTACACAGTCTGCTAGTCCAGATGCTCATAAAAAAATTGCAGGTAAACATGTCTgagataattttatttgttcatACATATAAATACTAACTTCGAGCATTTAATCGAtatctatattaataaaaaaaaacttgcACAAACATGCCACTTTATAGACTTTTTCGGTCGCGTCAAGGATAAGGCAGGCGACGTTGAACGAATTTTAAAGGAGAAGGATCGCCACGGTATTGTGTTGTTATAGTTCCATTTTGTAAATCGTAGTTTGTatgcaatttttttatatacttgTATAGAGCAAAAATTTAACAAgatctttatataaaaatattggccTTATTTCACATATTACGTTTAAtgcaaataatacaatatatagtcTTCATGCATACTAAAATATTAATCACATGTTTTGCGATGCAGACAGATACATATATTCTTGGATGTAATATAACATTCAAGCCAAAATTCTACTATTAAAACACATTTGTGTTAagtacaatatattattttgtttgaaTTCTCAATATTTACATTGAAACTCTTAATCGATTgacattttttatattgattCATTAAGTAACACAAAATTAAACAAGGTATACAAccttaatttaaagaaataaagaacaTTTAAAGAAAGTATTTTATCATGAATTAGCTGTTTGTATTTTCAATTTGCTTATTGCTTGGTAGCATTTCTTTTCTATTAGGCATATTGATTTACACaaatatatttccttttcgaatatttatttcatatgcaTAATACTTACAGGAAATCTCATAGTATGTTCAACATTTCAACTGTTGTAGTTAGAAGAATTCATGTTGAAAAAGTATATTCACTTATAGCATCTAAAGCCAATTTCTTTCTGTAGGTATATTGGCTAAAATGAAGGAGGGCGCAGAGAACGTACATACTAAGATTCAGGCCAAGGTGGAAAGCGTTGGCCTCAAGCCGTCGACTCTCGACGGCAAAGGTTAGCCATGATTTAAGGAAGATGGCAAAATTATTGTACTTTCTACTCTTGAATTACGTGGCATGGATTTTTGTTGTTAGTTTAGATTTGTCATCTgctttccattttctttctttttctttttccatataaaatatattaatttatagtatttttttttttaatatccaaAATACAAATGATTGAAAGTTTTACTAATTTCCCTGGTTTGTTGTATTTGTATACTGataaaaattcaaacatttgtggattttatcataaatatgtttaattatcatttagtaaatacataatgttatattttttataaaaatgagttgaaaattaaatactGTTTAAAAGTAAGAAATACACAGTTAGgcgttatattttgtaaatcatattttataCTTCGAACGTTCCTGTTTTCATTGTATtatttgcttctttttcttccttaatTAATATACTTAAAATTCGCTATAGTACTTACTTACATAGGGCAAATCAGAGTTCATAGTATGACTGTAAAGAATTTAAAATCAGATAAATAGTTTCTAAATGAAACTTTGTGTATCTGTAAGAAAAATtgcttaaaaaattatttgcttacttttttcttaaattataaacgtgattttatttatttcatcattttcattaatattttatcatgtTCTGATGATAGCAcactatattttatatgttgatgtttttattcataaactttttgtcgttgtatattattgtaaaatttctCATATATCTCATTGATCAAGATGTTTAAAACAAACATTTAATATCtcttcatttaaatatttttacatctaAAATGTTGATGTGGGAATGTACAAACAATCTTTAAGTTATagatttatgttatattttactTCTTTGGTGTTTCTTTGTACATTTAGGatcaatatttacaaaattttattctttcacaGGTGATAATtggaataataatgaaattgcgAAAAACAATTTAAAACGAAATGGAGCGTTTAGTGAACCAAATGCCACTATGGAAGTTGCTCAGCTTATATTAAGTTTATTACATGCTTGGGGTATTGATCCAGATTTAGATCGCGTTTGCGAAGGAAAGTTAGGTTTATTAAGACCTATGGTTCCTGTTTCATTTGGAGTATTGTCAAAAGGAGGTATGAGCGAATATGATTTAGTTTATTAAATGCATGTGACTTCTCATGattcaattaatattattttttgaagGTTACATGTCATTATTATTACCAACTTGGCAAATGCAATTGGAACCAATTGGCGAACCTACAACTCAATTAGAACAACGTTTACCAGCAGAATTAGTTAGACAAGAAAGGCTTACAAGAGCATTCACAGCAAGGGCACATTGGGAGTTATCTACCACATTGACCAGCAATCATTTATTAGCAGTAGTAGCTTTAGCAAATACTTTAATGTCAATGAACAATGCCACTTTTGTACCTGAACAAGAACGAAATCGTAAAATGCATAGgtgaataattaatattatttgtttttctacccttttaaatatctaattaaaattaaatacgaattttatctacactttatttaatatacttaGGCCTGGTAATAGATCTACAGTTAATTGGAATaaagcagaagaagaaaatgaggaAATTTATACAGCGCAACAAGCACAGATTAAGCAAGGTTGGTCTCTCTTAGCAACATTACACTGTGTACTATTGCCCGATAAAATAGTTTCACAAGGTGGCGTTAAGACTTTTAAACGGCCTCAAGTTGAAATGATGGCTCGCAGATGGCAACATCAATGTCTTGAGGTTTGTTAgcactatatgtatataaaaaattgtataaaacttataatgttatacaaaataataatattttagattCGCGAAGCTGCTCAAGCTTTATTGCTTGCTGAATTAGGAAGAATGGGTCCAAAAGGAAGGAAAACACTTGTAGATAGCTGGTCACAATATCTACCAATGTATAGCACTCAAGAACCTATTGCACCACAATCGCAAAATCAAAGTCCACCAGCTCCAGGTAGTCCAATTCCATCATCTGAATCACATACGGAGGAGGAAGATGAAGAGGAGGAACTGGCAGAAggtaagaataaattataaaatttcgctTATATAATTTTAGTATTGAAAGaagtatttaatttctttacatACATTAGCAGAAATAAATGTAGCTAGGAAACCATCGAGCGTGGCGGAATTAAAACGAAAGCAAACGACAGCAGTTGTATTATTAGGGGTAATAGGTGCAGAATTTGGGCAAGACGTTACTACCACAAATCAGAAAAGAGATAACGAACAGAGACGAAAGAGTTCAATTGTAGAAGGTTTTGGAATAGGAAATAATAATCTTGCCAGGCATACTAGCATGGCACTCACGCACTTGTTACACGCACCTCACTCTCCGAAATTACCTTTACATACGGCATTGCGAAGAGCCGCAATTGATCTCATTGGTAGAGGTTTCACTGTTTGGGAACCATATCTTGATGTATCGAAAGTAAGAATCGTATTAACAAATTAATCTTGTaactaatataatttataagcgTAAGTAAGATT from the Bombus terrestris chromosome 1, iyBomTerr1.2, whole genome shotgun sequence genome contains:
- the LOC100650754 gene encoding WD repeat-containing protein 7 isoform X13; protein product: MTAGTSLVVPIVLWGRIAPTHCVSCIYLSRDQKTLVTGCYDGQICLWQVDPETLKMSPRCLLVGHTAPIMCLSRASVIMEQNYIVSSSESGEMCTWDLVDGKCREAVKLTSVHTQMLPYVSAGGEDVRLFCSGYYPEVLVMDPFSLEVLFTLSSRVNPDWISALHVLRPAKRKGRFYVHTNDVVLALTTTGTVKVWTLLGHENRNSEPLYEHESKQIRCLNALAMTCCPYNQRTVLIVCSKHWQIYDAGDFSLLCSITAPCGERWMAGDFLSADRVILWSDEGCGYLYKLPAKVLVHLDSKLKGKALSSSVADNKNFHTAGVEYDQPYLYCTLTQPGVKPLSCPPAMRLVTVQKQSKTLKYLLRGDSGGVVLWTVPEVTTQQLAQICQNDRSTPLSLPPAVKTSITTAWEEMKPSPVGILDQLDSGDGHGIKLTASIYLPQQSRLVVGREDGSIIIVPATQTVMLQLLHGNHQQYDDWPPHQVLLGHSGRVNCLLYPHGAAPRYDRTHLVSGSVDFAVCLWDLYAGTLIHRFCVHAGEITQLMVPPDNCSPRIQKCVCSVASDHSVTLLSLAERKCVVLASRHLFPVVTIKWRPLDDFMIVGCSDGAVYVWQMETGHLDRVLHGIIAEEVLYACDENTIAASGGSATGGELGLANPAVHFFRGLRHRNLSAIRHATQRGLHQLQQLHGGQGVDHGNQIKTKGTPLMIQGFRSNPKDPESHILFFDIEALIVQLLNDEYGAMSPGSLEAQGLISASEYQKVAALTQSASPDAHKKIAGILAKMKEGAENVHTKIQAKVESVGLKPSTLDGKGDNWNNNEIAKNNLKRNGAFSEPNATMEVAQLILSLLHAWGIDPDLDRVCEGKLGLLRPMVPVSFGVLSKGGYMSLLLPTWQMQLEPIGEPTTQLEQRLPAELVRQERLTRAFTARAHWELSTTLTSNHLLAVVALANTLMSMNNATFVPEQERNRKMHRPGNRSTVNWNKAEEENEEIYTAQQAQIKQGWSLLATLHCVLLPDKIVSQGGVKTFKRPQVEMMARRWQHQCLEIREAAQALLLAELGRMGPKGRKTLVDSWSQYLPMYSTQEPIAPQSQNQSPPAPGSPIPSSESHTEEEDEEEELAEAEINVARKPSSVAELKRKQTTAVVLLGVIGAEFGQDVTTTNQKRDNEQRRKSSIVEGFGIGNNNLARHTSMALTHLLHAPHSPKLPLHTALRRAAIDLIGRGFTVWEPYLDVSKVLLGLLEMCCDADKLVPNMTYGLPLTPQADTCRTARHALTLIATARPAAFITTMAREVARYNTLQQNAQTLNVNMGASVLVRAKPEILRIVEQLIDKMQSEMSDLLVEVMDIILHCLDPGHLKTKPLNDVFPAVCRFNQVSHCPATRRIAVGSRNGQLALYELRGNVKCQTVPAHVASVTALAFSPEGKFLVSYSCTENKLCFWQQTSSGMFGLGNSQTRCVKSYSTAPINDVARLNPMRLARLIWINNRTVTLMLADGSETRFNV
- the LOC100650754 gene encoding WD repeat-containing protein 7 isoform X15; the protein is MTAGTSLVVPIVLWGRIAPTHCVSCIYLSRDQKTLVTGCYDGQICLWQVDPETLKMSPRCLLVGHTAPIMCLSRASVIMEQNYIVSSSESGEMCTWDLVDGKCREAVKLTSVHTQMLPYVSAGGEDVRLFCSGYYPEVLVMDPFSLEVLFTLSSRVNPDWISALHVLRPAKRKGRFYVHTNDVVLALTTTGTVKVWTLLGHENRNSEPLYEHESKQIRCLNALAMTCCPYNQRTVLIVCSKHWQIYDAGDFSLLCSITAPCGERWMAGDFLSADRVILWSDEGCGYLYKLPAKVLVHLDSKLKGKALSSSVADNKNFHTAGVEYDQPYLYCTLTQPGVKPLSCPPAMRLVTVQKQSKTLKYLLRGDSGGVVLWTVPEVTTQQLAQICQNDRSTPLSLPPAVKTSITTAWEEMKPSPVGILDQLDSGDGHGIKLTASIYLPQQSRLVVGREDGSIIIVPATQTVMLQLLHGNHQQYDDWPPHQVLLGHSGRVNCLLYPHGAAPRYDRTHLVSGSVDFAVCLWDLYAGTLIHRFCVHAGEITQLMVPPDNCSPRIQKCVCSVASDHSVTLLSLAERKCVVLASRHLFPVVTIKWRPLDDFMIVGCSDGAVYVWQMETGHLDRVLHGIIAEEVLYACDENTIAASGGSATGGELGLANPAVHFFRGLRHRNLSAIRHATQRGLHQLQQLHGGQGVDHGNQIKTKGTPLMIQGFRSNPKDPESHILFFDIEALIVQLLNDEYGAMSPGSLEAQGLISASEYQKVAALTQSASPDAHKKIAGDNWNNNEIAKNNLKRNGAFSEPNATMEVAQLILSLLHAWGIDPDLDRVCEGKLGLLRPMVPVSFGVLSKGGYMSLLLPTWQMQLEPIGEPTTQLEQRLPAELVRQERLTRAFTARAHWELSTTLTSNHLLAVVALANTLMSMNNATFVPEQERNRKMHRPGNRSTVNWNKAEEENEEIYTAQQAQIKQGWSLLATLHCVLLPDKIVSQGGVKTFKRPQVEMMARRWQHQCLEIREAAQALLLAELGRMGPKGRKTLVDSWSQYLPMYSTQEPIAPQSQNQSPPAPGSPIPSSESHTEEEDEEEELAEAEINVARKPSSVAELKRKQTTAVVLLGVIGAEFGQDVTTTNQKRDNEQRRKSSIVEGFGIGNNNLARHTSMALTHLLHAPHSPKLPLHTALRRAAIDLIGRGFTVWEPYLDVSKVLLGLLEMCCDADKLVPNMTYGLPLTPQADTCRTARHALTLIATARPAAFITTMAREVARYNTLQQNAQTLNVNMGASVLVRAKPEILRIVEQLIDKMQSEMSDLLVEVMDIILHCLDPGHLKTKPLNDVFPAVCRFNQVSHCPATRRIAVGSRNGQLALYELRGNVKCQTVPAHVASVTALAFSPEGKFLVSYSCTENKLCFWQQTSSGMFGLGNSQTRCVKSYSTAPINDVARLNPMRLARLIWINNRTVTLMLADGSETRFNV
- the LOC100650754 gene encoding WD repeat-containing protein 7 isoform X10, whose translation is MTAGTSLVVPIVLWGRIAPTHCVSCIYLSRDQKTLVTGCYDGQICLWQVDPETLKMSPRCLLVGHTAPIMCLSRASVIMEQNYIVSSSESGEMCTWDLVDGKCREAVKLTSVHTQMLPYVSAGGEDVRLFCSGYYPEVLVMDPFSLEVLFTLSSRVNPDWISALHVLRPAKRKGRFYVHTNDVVLALTTTGTVKVWTLLGHENRNSEPLYEHESKQIRCLNALAMTCCPYNQRTVLIVCSKHWQIYDAGDFSLLCSITAPCGERWMAGDFLSADRVILWSDEGCGYLYKLPAKVLVHLDSVADNKNFHTAGVEYDQPYLYCTLTQPGVKPLSCPPAMRLVTVQKQSKTLKYLLRGDSGGVVLWTVPEVTTQQLAQICQNDRSTPLSLPPAVKTSITTAWEEMKPSPVGILDQLDSGDGHGIKLTASIYLPQQSRLVVGREDGSIIIVPATQTVMLQLLHGNHQQYDDWPPHQVLLGHSGRVNCLLYPHGAAPRYDRTHLVSGSVDFAVCLWDLYAGTLIHRFCVHAGEITQLMVPPDNCSPRIQKCVCSVASDHSVTLLSLAERKCVVLASRHLFPVVTIKWRPLDDFMIVGCSDGAVYVWQMETGHLDRVLHGIIAEEVLYACDENTIAASGGSATGGELGLANPAVHFFRGLRHRNLSAIRHATQRGLHQLQQLHGGQGVDHGNQIKTKGTPLMIQGFRSNPKDPESHILFFDIEALIVQLLNDEYGAMSPGSLEAQGLISASEYQKVAALTQSASPDAHKKIADFFGRVKDKAGDVERILKEKDRHGILAKMKEGAENVHTKIQAKVESVGLKPSTLDGKGDNWNNNEIAKNNLKRNGAFSEPNATMEVAQLILSLLHAWGIDPDLDRVCEGKLGLLRPMVPVSFGVLSKGGYMSLLLPTWQMQLEPIGEPTTQLEQRLPAELVRQERLTRAFTARAHWELSTTLTSNHLLAVVALANTLMSMNNATFVPEQERNRKMHRPGNRSTVNWNKAEEENEEIYTAQQAQIKQGWSLLATLHCVLLPDKIVSQGGVKTFKRPQVEMMARRWQHQCLEIREAAQALLLAELGRMGPKGRKTLVDSWSQYLPMYSTQEPIAPQSQNQSPPAPGSPIPSSESHTEEEDEEEELAEAEINVARKPSSVAELKRKQTTAVVLLGVIGAEFGQDVTTTNQKRDNEQRRKSSIVEGFGIGNNNLARHTSMALTHLLHAPHSPKLPLHTALRRAAIDLIGRGFTVWEPYLDVSKVLLGLLEMCCDADKLVPNMTYGLPLTPQADTCRTARHALTLIATARPAAFITTMAREVARYNTLQQNAQTLNVNMGASVLVRAKPEILRIVEQLIDKMQSEMSDLLVEVMDIILHCLDPGHLKTKPLNDVFPAVCRFNQVSHCPATRRIAVGSRNGQLALYELRGNVKCQTVPAHVASVTALAFSPEGKFLVSYSCTENKLCFWQQTSSGMFGLGNSQTRCVKSYSTAPINDVARLNPMRLARLIWINNRTVTLMLADGSETRFNV